Proteins encoded by one window of uncultured Campylobacter sp.:
- the obgE gene encoding GTPase ObgE — MFIDSVKFSVKSGNGGAGCVSFRREKFVISGGPDGGDGGDGGDVYFRVDKNSHTLSSYKGKREFKAQNGAPGEGRKKTGKSGEDLYLIVPPGTSVYDEDSGELVLDMLNDGETKLFLKGGKGGLGNVHFKSSINQAPEYAQKGLEGQTREVRLELKLIADVGLVGFPNVGKSTLISTVSNAKPQIANYEFTTLTPKLGLVEVDEYSGFVMADIPGIIEGASEGRGLGVQFLKHVERTKILLFMLDLANYRSLEEQFDALRAETAKFSEGLAKRDYAIALTRADAAENLQEKFDAFLAYLGLAGTAGEMKFKQDIHELDASKPFFVMPISSATGQNINELKFNLLELLKKEL, encoded by the coding sequence ATGTTCATAGACAGCGTAAAATTTAGCGTTAAATCTGGTAATGGCGGCGCGGGTTGCGTCAGCTTCCGCCGCGAAAAATTCGTCATCTCAGGCGGTCCCGACGGCGGCGACGGCGGCGACGGCGGCGACGTGTATTTCAGAGTCGATAAAAACTCTCATACCCTCTCATCCTACAAGGGCAAGCGTGAGTTTAAAGCGCAAAACGGCGCGCCCGGCGAGGGTCGCAAAAAGACCGGCAAAAGCGGCGAGGATCTCTATCTCATCGTGCCTCCGGGCACCAGCGTTTACGATGAGGATAGCGGCGAGCTGGTGCTTGATATGCTAAATGACGGCGAAACGAAGCTGTTTTTAAAAGGCGGCAAGGGCGGCCTTGGCAACGTGCATTTTAAAAGCTCGATCAACCAAGCCCCGGAATACGCGCAAAAAGGCCTAGAGGGGCAGACGCGCGAGGTGCGCTTGGAGCTAAAACTCATCGCCGACGTGGGGCTAGTGGGCTTTCCAAATGTCGGTAAAAGCACGCTCATATCCACCGTCTCAAACGCCAAACCGCAGATCGCAAACTACGAGTTTACCACTCTCACGCCAAAGCTCGGACTCGTCGAGGTCGATGAATACAGCGGATTTGTGATGGCCGATATCCCGGGCATTATCGAGGGAGCTAGCGAGGGGCGCGGGCTTGGCGTGCAGTTTTTAAAACACGTCGAGCGCACGAAAATTTTGCTTTTTATGCTCGATCTTGCGAACTACCGCAGTCTCGAGGAGCAGTTTGACGCGCTGCGGGCCGAGACGGCGAAATTTTCAGAGGGGCTTGCAAAAAGAGACTACGCGATCGCTCTAACTCGTGCGGACGCGGCTGAAAATTTGCAGGAAAAATTTGACGCGTTTTTGGCGTATTTGGGGCTTGCGGGCACGGCTGGCGAGATGAAATTTAAACAAGATATTCATGAGCTTGACGCCTCTAAACCGTTTTTCGTAATGCCGATCTCCTCGGCGACGGGACAAAATATAAACGAGCTAAAATTTAACCTGCTTGAGTTGCTTAAAAAAGAGTTATAA
- the rpmA gene encoding 50S ribosomal protein L27 has translation MAHKKGQGSTQNNRDSIGRRLGVKKFGGEFVRAGNIIIRQRGTATHPGSNVGMGSDHTIFALIDGVVKFERKDKNRKKVSVYPAA, from the coding sequence ATGGCACACAAAAAAGGTCAAGGCTCAACCCAAAATAATAGAGATTCCATCGGACGACGCTTAGGCGTCAAAAAATTCGGCGGCGAGTTCGTTCGCGCGGGCAACATCATCATTCGCCAGCGCGGCACTGCGACACACCCGGGCAGCAACGTGGGCATGGGTAGCGATCACACGATTTTCGCGCTGATCGACGGCGTCGTAAAATTTGAGCGAAAAGATAAAAATCGCAAAAAAGTATCGGTTTATCCCGCTGCGTAA
- the rplU gene encoding 50S ribosomal protein L21: MYAIIKHGGKQYKVEEGNYLNLDHFNAEPKAKLELSEVLALNDGELKVGAPFVKGAKVVLEVVCEGKDKKVVIFKKRRRKDSKVKRGFRRQYTRVKVVSINA; the protein is encoded by the coding sequence ATGTATGCTATCATCAAACACGGCGGCAAGCAGTATAAGGTCGAAGAGGGCAACTATCTAAATTTAGACCATTTTAATGCTGAGCCGAAAGCAAAGCTCGAGCTTAGCGAAGTTTTAGCGCTAAACGACGGCGAGTTAAAGGTAGGAGCACCGTTCGTAAAGGGTGCCAAGGTGGTTTTGGAGGTCGTTTGCGAAGGCAAGGATAAAAAAGTCGTTATCTTCAAAAAACGCAGACGTAAAGATTCAAAAGTAAAACGCGGCTTCAGACGCCAATACACCCGCGTCAAAGTCGTTTCGATTAACGCATAA
- a CDS encoding DUF411 domain-containing protein produces MKKILFVGALLAALNSYAAAGEHIKVYHGESCGCCHNWAKYMEQNGFEVEMISLADEPLIQKKNELKLPLELASCHTAIVDGYVVEGHMPADEIRTLLKNKPKDVIGIAVPGMPLEAPGMEQGSQPEVYDVVAFKKDGSYQSIATYKGKEKIK; encoded by the coding sequence ATGAAGAAAATTTTATTTGTAGGTGCGCTTTTAGCGGCATTAAATAGCTATGCGGCGGCGGGTGAACACATCAAGGTCTATCACGGCGAGAGCTGCGGCTGTTGCCACAACTGGGCAAAATATATGGAGCAAAATGGCTTTGAAGTCGAGATGATTTCGCTGGCCGACGAGCCGCTTATCCAGAAGAAGAATGAGCTCAAACTTCCGCTGGAGCTCGCTAGCTGCCACACCGCGATCGTAGACGGATATGTAGTCGAAGGACATATGCCAGCAGATGAGATCCGCACGCTACTAAAAAATAAGCCTAAAGACGTTATCGGCATAGCAGTGCCTGGCATGCCACTAGAAGCACCAGGTATGGAGCAAGGCTCACAACCCGAGGTCTATGACGTGGTGGCGTTTAAAAAAGACGGCTCATATCAAAGCATCGCCACTTACAAAGGCAAAGAAAAAATCAAATAA
- a CDS encoding HAD family hydrolase, giving the protein MPKFQITLLFDLDGTLIDSTPAILDGFHYAFAHLGAAEPSDEAIKRLIGYPLEVMFERLGVTRDVQNFVLAYKQRYAQIFLDQTVLLSGAYEAVRAASEFANLGVVTTKTSKFSKILLQHLGIAEFFGTIVGREDVQDPKPSAEPILKALENLGICGATASQSPHAACGKTHDATDDENTSAASRSAILSEISVPDLKSLSALDPDPSKVCEQNLSSIASQNSDRISFKNLSEVKSDRHEAGDNIQKSGVDIESESDKGGARGSKIYDAHELNSTPCYDKICSNKILSSVSQNIFMIGDTSLDAISAKSAAVRSVGVSCGYGSASELRAHFEFVCADTKEAVELIREISSKS; this is encoded by the coding sequence ATGCCAAAATTCCAAATTACACTGCTTTTCGATCTGGACGGCACGCTCATAGACTCCACGCCCGCGATACTGGACGGCTTTCACTACGCGTTTGCGCATTTGGGCGCTGCAGAGCCTAGCGACGAAGCGATTAAAAGGCTTATCGGGTATCCGTTAGAAGTTATGTTTGAACGTCTAGGTGTGACGCGCGATGTGCAGAATTTCGTGCTCGCCTACAAACAGCGATACGCGCAGATATTTTTGGACCAGACCGTTTTGCTAAGCGGTGCGTATGAGGCGGTTCGTGCGGCGAGCGAGTTTGCAAACTTAGGCGTCGTGACGACCAAGACGTCGAAATTTTCTAAAATTTTATTGCAGCATCTGGGTATCGCGGAATTTTTCGGCACCATCGTCGGGCGAGAGGACGTGCAAGATCCCAAACCAAGCGCCGAACCGATCTTAAAGGCGCTCGAAAATTTAGGAATTTGCGGCGCGACCGCTAGCCAAAGCCCGCATGCTGCTTGCGGTAAAACTCACGACGCGACTGATGATGAAAATACAAGCGCTGCTAGCAGGAGCGCAATTTTGAGTGAAATTTCAGTGCCTGATTTAAAGAGCCTTTCTGCGCTTGATCCTGATCCTAGCAAAGTTTGCGAGCAAAATTTAAGCAGCATCGCGAGTCAAAATTCTGATAGAATTTCGTTTAAAAATTTAAGCGAAGTAAAGAGCGATAGACATGAGGCTGGCGATAATATCCAAAAGAGCGGTGTCGACATCGAGAGCGAGAGCGATAAAGGCGGAGCGCGCGGCAGTAAAATTTATGATGCGCATGAGCTAAATTCCACTCCTTGCTATGACAAAATTTGCAGCAACAAAATCCTGTCTTCTGTAAGCCAAAATATCTTTATGATCGGTGATACGTCGCTTGACGCCATCTCGGCAAAGTCGGCAGCGGTGCGAAGCGTGGGCGTAAGCTGCGGCTACGGCAGTGCCTCGGAGCTACGGGCGCATTTTGAGTTCGTATGCGCGGACACAAAAGAGGCGGTTGAGCTGATACGCGAAATTTCATCGAAATCTTAG
- a CDS encoding OmpA family protein, producing MKKVLLTLSLCASSALLATDADYHWEITPTIGGMTHEGNMDLDSNFMFGLRLAKNLQDSFIDQVEVGFDNSRNIDVEDLAHRVGNDKPDAKYYHINAVKDLVNFTDNFKLYGLLGLGYMDYSRDVYNDGDLDSGFGQYGVGLKYYITDNFATKLEARDAIRFDDGNHVLFYTLGFAVDFGKRYADAAPAAAPAPTGCKDADNDGVCDNVDRCPGTPAGVVVDEYGCEKVIRLNLGVNFATDSSKISPEFMNQIKNVSDVLVAHPDYKVILEGHTDSTGSNAYNQKLSERRAAAVGGALKSFGVDASRITTVGYGETKPIATNATKAGRAQNRRVDAKFRK from the coding sequence ATGAAGAAAGTTCTACTTACATTAAGCTTATGTGCATCTAGCGCGTTGCTCGCTACAGATGCTGATTACCACTGGGAGATTACCCCTACTATCGGTGGAATGACTCATGAGGGCAATATGGATTTGGATTCGAATTTTATGTTCGGTCTACGTCTTGCCAAAAATCTACAAGATTCGTTTATCGATCAAGTAGAGGTTGGTTTTGATAACTCCCGCAATATCGACGTAGAGGATTTGGCTCATAGAGTAGGCAACGACAAGCCTGATGCTAAATACTATCACATCAATGCTGTAAAAGACTTGGTAAATTTCACCGATAATTTCAAATTATACGGCTTGCTAGGTTTAGGCTATATGGATTACTCTAGAGACGTTTATAACGACGGAGATCTGGACAGCGGCTTCGGTCAATACGGCGTGGGTCTAAAATACTACATCACCGACAACTTCGCTACAAAGCTTGAAGCACGCGATGCTATCAGATTTGACGACGGCAACCACGTATTGTTCTATACTCTAGGCTTTGCAGTTGATTTTGGCAAGAGATATGCTGACGCAGCTCCAGCTGCCGCTCCGGCTCCTACAGGCTGCAAAGACGCAGATAACGACGGCGTATGCGATAATGTCGATAGGTGCCCAGGCACACCTGCTGGCGTAGTTGTTGATGAATATGGCTGCGAGAAGGTTATTAGATTAAATTTGGGCGTAAATTTCGCTACAGATAGCTCAAAAATTTCTCCTGAGTTTATGAACCAGATCAAAAACGTAAGCGACGTGCTAGTAGCTCACCCTGATTACAAAGTAATTCTAGAGGGTCACACCGATAGCACCGGTTCGAATGCATATAATCAAAAGCTTTCCGAGCGCAGAGCTGCTGCTGTTGGAGGTGCGCTTAAGAGCTTCGGCGTAGATGCTAGCAGAATCACCACTGTAGGATATGGTGAGACTAAGCCTATCGCTACAAACGCTACTAAAGCAGGCCGCGCTCAAAATAGACGCGTTGATGCTAAATTTAGAAAATAA
- the rpsI gene encoding 30S ribosomal protein S9: MATIYATGKRKTAVAKVWVKPGSGKIVVNGMDLNTWLGGHEAIKLRVVQPLLATKQETSMDITAQTLGGGYSAQADALKHGISKALAAMDKDFRAALKPKGLLTRDSRVVERKKFGRRKARRSPQFSKR; this comes from the coding sequence ATGGCGACAATTTATGCAACCGGAAAGAGAAAAACTGCCGTAGCTAAGGTTTGGGTAAAACCTGGAAGCGGCAAGATAGTAGTAAACGGCATGGACCTAAACACCTGGCTAGGCGGTCACGAAGCGATCAAGCTAAGGGTCGTTCAGCCGCTTTTAGCGACTAAACAAGAGACCTCGATGGATATCACCGCGCAGACTTTGGGCGGCGGATATTCGGCTCAAGCGGATGCGCTAAAGCACGGAATTTCAAAAGCGCTTGCCGCGATGGATAAGGATTTTAGAGCGGCTCTTAAGCCAAAGGGTCTGCTAACTCGCGATAGCCGCGTGGTCGAGCGAAAGAAATTCGGTCGCCGCAAAGCGCGTAGAAGCCCGCAGTTCTCTAAGAGATAA
- the rplM gene encoding 50S ribosomal protein L13 produces the protein MTEITKPSEVKRDWVVIDATDKRFGRMLTEVAVLLRGKHKPSYTPNVDCGDYVVIINASKAVFTGNNKGDDKLYHSYSGYFGSVKSVKFQDLLKNNPAKLYRLAVRGMLPKTKLGKAMIKKLFVYEGGEHPHTAQTTKKGK, from the coding sequence ATGACAGAAATTACAAAGCCTAGCGAAGTTAAGCGCGACTGGGTCGTTATCGACGCGACCGACAAAAGATTCGGTAGGATGCTTACCGAAGTTGCGGTATTGCTACGCGGCAAACACAAACCAAGCTACACTCCAAACGTGGATTGCGGAGATTACGTCGTTATCATCAACGCTTCAAAAGCCGTATTTACCGGCAATAACAAGGGCGACGACAAGCTTTATCACAGCTACTCGGGCTATTTCGGAAGCGTAAAGAGCGTGAAATTTCAAGACCTGCTTAAAAACAATCCCGCAAAGCTTTACAGACTTGCGGTTCGCGGTATGCTTCCTAAGACGAAGCTCGGCAAGGCGATGATCAAAAAGCTATTCGTATATGAAGGCGGCGAGCACCCTCATACTGCGCAAACAACTAAAAAAGGAAAATAA
- a CDS encoding RecB-like helicase produces MAKFENYLALEASAGSGKTFNLAVRFIELVLKGEPINEILALTFTKKAAAEMKMRIVEKFQNLLLLQDGSLKPSAELEQICADLGLSADEVLAAQQRLLPKFLSESLNVFTFDAFFAKALRSFALNSGIDPSFENDEGILGVQQAAFLGAICKNEALLREVVDYVSDSGMTKGEFLNSLQSIWRGDISINPPTLPASSALAEINEILSHLQKAARDAGVSAGAVNGLSPVSDLSKLSSGFILSALANGSFDYSRSQLKKISHLDGELARLKDAIAREIAWMDATYAAKLAGLIKIYAEALKSVQRKSGKLTFGDVTAAVHSLLNPSAEALQGNRELLYFRLDSKITHILIDEFQDTDICQYEIMLPLISEALSGKGAEERCGSFFYVGDKKQSIYKFRGAERKIFDILREQFSQIKTQSLPRNYRSLKLIVKFVNEILRDKFASYEDQIAANKLDSDLPASVLQKIKDYPLSHPQMPLFEVQSDDYGYVAAFSYDDVLKGAAEQARRLVEECDVRADDIAILCWKNEHVSALKEMLSEFCEVCSGSNKALRCSEQVNAVIQYAKFCVGGDEIYLRNAEAILGRRLKKIVVDLHKNAQKTAEFIASSLKLNFVDPDLLLFFETLAKFNSFSEYLFANDETEVFAKEQSGIKIMTVHKSKGLQFPHVIVCDRIGGKDRGESSKLATDYDFATHKWRIFYKFASRKSLDAEFAALMDENDRSAHEEDINKLYVAFTRAERSLIIVKRSESKIDQYNYSFFSPYAKKTKGAGVVEWLDIPDFQYGYVIPSSVKSEEQPPRKKIALVAGEPQGAQEKASGGEAEALSAIYFGEALHYALEMSEGFAADEILRGVSLARGRYAKFLNDADFENIAARALGLSKNEEFLALIRGAQAYKEMPIKSAEGDLLRVDLACFRQDEILLFDYKSSEKYLAQNKAQVERYKSVIREFYLHARVRAFVLVLEAAGAKLIEVNEEG; encoded by the coding sequence ATGGCAAAATTTGAAAATTATCTGGCGCTTGAAGCAAGCGCAGGCAGCGGCAAGACCTTCAATCTCGCAGTAAGGTTCATCGAGCTGGTGCTAAAAGGCGAGCCGATCAATGAAATTTTAGCTCTTACTTTTACCAAAAAAGCCGCTGCTGAGATGAAAATGCGTATCGTGGAGAAATTTCAAAATTTGCTGCTTTTGCAGGATGGCTCGCTAAAGCCTAGCGCCGAGCTGGAGCAAATTTGTGCTGATTTAGGGCTAAGCGCGGATGAGGTTTTGGCAGCGCAACAGCGCCTACTGCCTAAATTTTTAAGCGAGAGCCTAAACGTCTTTACCTTTGATGCGTTTTTTGCAAAAGCTCTGCGCTCGTTTGCGTTAAACAGCGGCATTGATCCAAGCTTTGAAAACGATGAAGGGATTTTGGGTGTGCAGCAGGCGGCGTTTTTAGGCGCGATTTGTAAAAACGAAGCGCTATTAAGAGAGGTCGTGGACTACGTAAGTGACTCAGGAATGACAAAGGGCGAGTTTTTAAATAGCTTACAAAGCATTTGGAGAGGCGATATAAGCATAAATCCGCCCACGCTTCCCGCAAGCTCCGCGCTAGCAGAGATAAATGAAATTTTATCCCACTTGCAAAAAGCGGCGAGAGATGCGGGCGTAAGCGCGGGAGCCGTAAATGGGCTAAGCCCTGTTAGTGATCTTTCAAAATTATCCTCTGGTTTCATTCTTTCGGCTCTTGCCAACGGTAGTTTTGATTATTCGCGCTCGCAGCTTAAAAAAATTTCGCATCTTGACGGCGAGCTAGCAAGGCTAAAAGACGCCATAGCTCGCGAAATAGCGTGGATGGATGCGACATATGCGGCTAAGCTGGCAGGACTAATTAAAATTTATGCCGAAGCGCTTAAATCGGTGCAGCGCAAAAGCGGCAAGCTCACATTCGGCGATGTCACCGCAGCCGTGCACTCGCTGCTAAATCCAAGCGCAGAGGCGTTGCAGGGCAACCGCGAGCTTTTGTATTTCAGGCTCGATTCTAAAATCACGCATATTTTAATCGACGAATTCCAAGATACCGACATTTGCCAGTATGAAATCATGCTGCCGCTAATCTCTGAGGCGCTTTCTGGCAAAGGGGCGGAAGAGCGCTGCGGTAGCTTTTTTTACGTAGGCGATAAAAAACAGAGCATATATAAATTTCGCGGCGCAGAGAGAAAAATTTTTGATATTTTGCGCGAGCAGTTTAGTCAAATCAAAACGCAGAGTCTGCCGCGCAATTATCGCAGCTTAAAACTCATCGTAAAATTTGTAAATGAGATCTTGCGCGATAAATTTGCGTCTTATGAAGATCAAATCGCGGCAAATAAGCTAGATAGCGATCTGCCCGCTTCGGTGCTGCAAAAAATCAAGGATTATCCTCTTTCTCATCCGCAAATGCCGCTATTTGAGGTACAAAGCGACGATTACGGCTACGTAGCGGCATTTTCATACGACGACGTGCTAAAGGGGGCTGCGGAGCAAGCGCGCAGACTTGTTGAGGAGTGCGATGTAAGAGCTGATGATATAGCGATTTTGTGCTGGAAAAACGAGCATGTAAGCGCGCTAAAAGAGATGCTATCGGAATTTTGCGAGGTTTGCAGCGGCTCAAATAAGGCTCTGCGTTGCAGCGAGCAGGTAAATGCCGTAATTCAATACGCGAAATTTTGCGTAGGTGGTGATGAAATTTATCTGCGAAACGCCGAAGCGATTTTAGGGAGGCGGCTTAAAAAAATAGTGGTCGATCTGCATAAAAACGCGCAAAAAACGGCAGAATTTATAGCTAGCTCGCTGAAATTAAATTTTGTCGATCCGGATCTACTGCTATTTTTTGAGACGCTGGCAAAATTTAATAGTTTTAGCGAGTATCTGTTTGCAAACGACGAAACGGAGGTATTTGCCAAGGAACAAAGCGGCATTAAAATTATGACCGTGCATAAGTCCAAGGGGCTTCAGTTCCCACACGTAATCGTTTGCGACCGCATCGGAGGAAAAGACCGGGGCGAGAGCTCAAAGCTCGCGACGGACTATGATTTTGCCACGCATAAGTGGAGGATTTTTTATAAATTTGCGAGCAGAAAGAGCCTGGATGCGGAATTTGCAGCATTAATGGACGAAAACGATCGCTCTGCACACGAAGAGGATATAAACAAGCTCTACGTGGCATTTACACGCGCCGAACGCTCGCTCATCATCGTAAAACGCTCCGAGTCAAAAATAGATCAATACAATTATAGCTTTTTTTCGCCTTACGCCAAAAAGACCAAGGGCGCGGGCGTCGTGGAGTGGCTGGATATCCCGGATTTTCAATACGGCTACGTAATCCCAAGCTCCGTAAAATCAGAAGAGCAGCCGCCGCGCAAAAAGATCGCGCTCGTAGCGGGCGAGCCTCAAGGCGCGCAAGAAAAAGCAAGCGGCGGCGAAGCGGAGGCGCTAAGCGCGATATATTTCGGCGAGGCGCTGCACTATGCTCTGGAGATGAGCGAAGGCTTTGCGGCGGATGAAATTTTACGAGGAGTGAGCCTTGCAAGAGGCCGCTACGCTAAATTTTTAAATGACGCGGATTTTGAAAATATCGCGGCGCGGGCGCTAGGACTAAGCAAAAACGAGGAATTTTTGGCTCTGATAAGAGGCGCTCAAGCTTATAAAGAGATGCCGATCAAAAGCGCGGAGGGTGATCTTTTGCGCGTGGATCTGGCGTGCTTTAGGCAGGATGAAATTTTGCTTTTTGATTACAAAAGCTCCGAAAAATACCTCGCGCAAAACAAAGCTCAAGTGGAGCGATATAAAAGCGTGATCCGCGAGTTTTATCTGCATGCGCGAGTGCGCGCCTTTGTGCTGGTTCTCGAGGCTGCGGGCGCTAAGCTGATCGAAGTAAATGAGGAGGGATAA
- a CDS encoding PD-(D/E)XK nuclease family protein, which produces MKNLPSKNLFVYTSSRALRAALQSESGGVLAPRITLAEFYEKALFVPDLVACGEIDRALFMKQAVNESKRAGERLKFPSELYEFMRNREYLFGFFKELATERVSIDALDLSDTYAWYAEHFEILRELAGAYARILREHGFYDEITLPALYELNESYLRGFERIEINIDGNPSAFEFEVFKRAAELSEVVLSFRATTLNSKPVRAVEELCGISLEPGFAYRVNLSTGEILSREPLSVGGAVVCRGFELRSLQASYVFEKISSFVRAGIAPERIAVILPDESFAGTLRIYDERIARARSSHRMLNFAMGEKLKDSLFYVTLEKISQCLKEARTPKFGVDYRAFKSSDGEFLDTEDSAVQQNLALGNFVSENSVSQNLAQQNSAFDCEIFSNSKADLNFISARELENTENFEILREISAERTNSAGEQSFSLDFTEFQEPLECAQQRDYSARAKQQELLKQQKSLRYSMQLEHIELEEEDGHSKSPKQRDRFRCSKMREGADEYPQRPNPQELDLFFASVGVDEALFGEFARDFAKQVSFEHFAALITKLACLPKISDALLQEKLKEPLYLIKILLRKFKDENLSLGNLIDLFLLEISRIKLDDVRGGKVTVMGLLESRGLQFDGVIIPDFNDDLVPKRSSGEMFLNSALRARAGLISHADRENLQRFYYDGLLRGAKKSAICYLQSVEKLPSRFLKSFEVRQDVEFSQEDYLRLFGREEFKPALCGQEDPVARHDFFAEELSFSRLDTFLECKRKYYYRYVFGLREGLKFGEDNALLGKILHTSFQRLYERTGMKFSMEKFRSIYSQLAREAGIARFDAELELKSVEKLARLLEGHEQIWSFSGSEVSLKGELDGVRLSGRIDRIDEDKVGRKFIIDYKRGSAKKHMEKFQLTFYRALLAQECECAYLSLKDCAFATPGDKTPSLENLRETLSSIGKEFASEVAFTRTEAVQSCEYCDYKIICKGQIDGKI; this is translated from the coding sequence TTGAAAAATTTGCCCTCTAAAAATCTCTTTGTCTACACTAGCTCGCGTGCGCTACGCGCGGCGCTGCAAAGCGAGAGCGGCGGCGTGTTGGCGCCTAGGATTACGTTGGCGGAATTCTACGAAAAGGCGCTTTTTGTGCCGGATCTTGTCGCTTGCGGCGAGATAGATCGCGCGCTTTTTATGAAACAAGCGGTAAACGAGAGCAAGCGCGCAGGCGAGAGGCTTAAATTCCCTAGCGAGCTTTACGAGTTTATGCGCAACCGCGAGTATCTTTTCGGCTTTTTCAAGGAGCTTGCGACGGAGCGCGTGAGTATCGATGCGCTCGATCTTAGCGACACCTACGCGTGGTACGCCGAGCATTTTGAAATTCTGCGAGAGCTAGCGGGGGCGTATGCAAGGATTTTGCGCGAGCATGGATTTTACGATGAGATCACGCTGCCCGCGCTTTATGAGCTAAACGAGTCCTATCTGCGCGGATTTGAGCGGATAGAAATCAACATCGACGGCAATCCTAGCGCATTTGAGTTTGAGGTTTTTAAGCGCGCTGCAGAGCTTAGCGAGGTCGTACTGAGCTTTAGAGCCACGACTTTAAATTCCAAGCCTGTGCGCGCGGTGGAGGAGCTTTGTGGCATAAGTCTAGAGCCAGGTTTTGCCTACCGCGTAAATCTTAGTACGGGTGAAATTTTAAGCCGCGAGCCGCTAAGCGTGGGCGGAGCGGTTGTGTGTAGAGGCTTTGAGCTGCGAAGCTTGCAGGCTAGCTACGTTTTTGAAAAAATTTCATCCTTCGTACGCGCGGGCATCGCTCCGGAGCGCATCGCGGTGATTTTGCCCGACGAGAGCTTTGCCGGCACGCTGCGAATTTACGACGAGCGCATCGCAAGGGCTCGCAGCTCGCACCGCATGCTAAATTTCGCGATGGGCGAGAAGCTTAAAGATAGCCTATTTTACGTAACGCTAGAGAAAATTTCACAATGCTTAAAAGAAGCGCGCACGCCAAAATTTGGCGTAGATTACCGCGCATTCAAAAGTTCGGACGGAGAATTTTTGGATACGGAAGATTCTGCGGTACAGCAAAATTTAGCGCTAGGGAATTTCGTTTCTGAGAATTCTGTTTCGCAAAATTTAGCACAGCAAAATTCCGCGTTTGATTGCGAAATTTTTTCAAATTCTAAAGCGGATTTAAATTTTATATCTGCGCGAGAGCTTGAAAATACGGAAAATTTTGAAATTCTGCGCGAAATTTCGGCGGAACGCACGAATAGCGCGGGAGAACAAAGCTTTTCTTTGGATTTTACGGAGTTTCAAGAGCCTTTGGAGTGTGCGCAGCAGCGCGATTATTCGGCTCGTGCAAAACAGCAAGAGCTTTTAAAGCAGCAAAAGAGCCTACGATACTCTATGCAACTGGAGCATATAGAGCTTGAGGAAGAAGATGGGCATTCAAAAAGCCCTAAGCAGCGCGATCGCTTTAGGTGCTCTAAAATGCGCGAGGGCGCAGATGAGTATCCGCAGCGCCCAAACCCGCAGGAGCTTGATCTGTTTTTTGCGAGTGTGGGCGTGGATGAGGCGCTTTTTGGCGAGTTTGCGCGCGATTTTGCAAAGCAAGTAAGCTTCGAGCATTTTGCGGCACTAATTACCAAGCTCGCCTGTTTACCCAAAATTAGCGATGCGCTGCTGCAAGAAAAGCTAAAAGAGCCGCTATATCTAATTAAAATTTTGCTTCGAAAATTTAAGGACGAAAACCTAAGCTTGGGCAATCTGATCGATCTTTTTTTGTTAGAAATTTCGCGCATTAAGCTTGATGATGTTCGTGGCGGAAAGGTCACGGTAATGGGGCTTTTAGAGAGCCGCGGACTGCAATTTGACGGCGTGATAATCCCCGATTTTAACGATGATCTGGTGCCAAAGCGCAGTAGCGGAGAGATGTTTTTAAACTCCGCTTTGCGCGCTAGAGCAGGGCTTATCAGCCACGCAGACCGTGAAAATTTACAAAGATTTTACTACGACGGCTTGCTAAGAGGCGCTAAAAAAAGCGCGATTTGCTATCTGCAAAGCGTCGAGAAACTGCCTTCGCGGTTTTTGAAAAGCTTTGAAGTGCGACAAGACGTGGAATTTTCGCAGGAGGATTATTTGCGGCTTTTTGGGCGAGAGGAATTTAAGCCCGCCTTATGCGGACAAGAAGATCCCGTGGCTCGCCATGATTTTTTTGCCGAGGAGCTGTCGTTTTCGCGGCTGGATACGTTTTTAGAATGCAAGAGGAAGTATTATTACCGCTACGTTTTCGGACTGAGGGAAGGGCTAAAATTTGGCGAGGATAATGCGCTTTTGGGTAAAATTTTACATACGAGTTTTCAGCGTTTATATGAGCGAACGGGGATGAAATTTAGCATGGAAAAATTCCGCTCTATTTATTCGCAGCTCGCGCGAGAAGCGGGTATCGCGCGCTTTGATGCGGAGCTTGAGCTAAAATCGGTAGAAAAGCTAGCTAGGCTTTTGGAAGGGCACGAGCAAATTTGGAGCTTTAGCGGTAGTGAAGTATCGCTAAAAGGCGAGCTTGACGGGGTGCGGCTGAGCGGGCGGATCGACCGCATCGACGAAGATAAGGTAGGGCGGAAGTTCATCATCGATTACAAACGTGGTTCAGCTAAAAAACATATGGAAAAATTCCAGCTTACGTTTTATCGCGCGCTTTTAGCCCAGGAGTGCGAATGCGCCTATCTGTCGCTAAAAGACTGCGCGTTTGCAACTCCTGGCGACAAAACGCCTAGCTTAGAAAATCTGCGCGAGACGCTAAGCTCTATCGGCAAGGAATTTGCAAGCGAGGTCGCTTTTACGCGCACGGAGGCGGTGCAAAGCTGTGAATATTGCGATTATAAAATCATTTGCAAGGGGCAGATCGATGGCAAAATTTGA